The Onthophagus taurus isolate NC chromosome 2, IU_Otau_3.0, whole genome shotgun sequence genome includes a window with the following:
- the LOC111427364 gene encoding inactive peptidyl-prolyl cis-trans isomerase FKBP6, translating to MDQAEDAAESIVRLKSGINLGKLVSDAGTTFEIDLSDVQENFESMSTENPANLLNYSNLDCLGLSDEDTYNDEPFTQLAKKMEDLLPDGKIKKRILRQGVGEIVTENASITCDYNAFFEYNPEPFDSTYAFHRSFRFQLGAGLVLPGLELAVKSMKMNEKSQFLIHPDYAYGSMGCLDRIPENATILFEIELRNYINLGEAETVEEAGEEDSFEKNYQRAEALHLKGNDFYKRDLYRQAIKQYNMAICKLEHSRLNDYEDQKKQQSLLLKLYTNLVVVYTKNQKARKACQAANDLTYIVKGTSLKIPVKVHYNHARALIMLDNFSEAEKKLKLAHRLEPNSSEIAAEFVKLEKLKKQSLEREKLICKALIGSSKESDKPVLTEEFKSEIQKTLTALVDDPDWLQYKLNDGMSEEEHEYVRNEALKRSLKFRQDEKHFYVYKPEINK from the exons ATGGATCAAGCGGAGGACGCAGCAGAAAGTATTGTTCGATTGAAATCCGGAATTAATCTAGG gaaattaGTCTCCGATGCCGGTACAACATTTGAAATAGATTTAAGTGATGTTCAAGAAAACTTTGAATCTATGTCCACAGAAAACCCTGCCAACTTActtaattattcaaatttagaTTGTTTGGGTCTTAGTGATGAGGATACTTACAATGATGAACCATTTACACAACTTGCTAAAAAAATGGAAGATTTACTACCTGatggtaaaataaaaaagcgaATTTTAAGGCAAGGAGTAGGAGAAATTGTCACTGAAAATGCTTCCATAACATGTGATTACAACGctttttttgaatacaatcCTGAACCTTTTGATTCAACATACGCGTTTCATAGATCTTTTCGGTTTCAACTAGGCGCAGGTCTTGTTCTACCCGGTTTAGAACTTGCGGTTAAATCAAtgaaaatgaatgaaaaatctcaatttttaatacatcCCGATTATGCGTATGGTTCTATGGGATGTTTGGATAGAATCCCTGAAAATGCCacgattttatttgaaattgaattaagaaattatataaatttaggTGAGGCGGAAACTGTTGAAGAAGCTGGAGAAGAAgacagttttgaaaaaaattaccaaCGCGCTGAAGCTTTACATTTAAAAGGGAATGATTTCTATAAAAGAGATCTGTATCGTCAAGCTATTAAACAATATAACATGGCAATTTGTAAACTGGAACATTCCCGATTAAATGATTATGAAGatcaaaaaaaacaacaatctTTACTATTAAAATTGTACACAAATTTAGTTGTTGTGTATACAAAGAACCAAAAGGCACGTAAAGCTTGCCAAGCAGCAAATGATTTAACATATATAGTAAAAGgaacatctttaaaaattccggTTAAAGTTCATTATAATCATGCACGGGCTTTAATAATGTTGGATAATTTCAGTGAagctgaaaaaaaattaaaacttgccCATCGTTTAGAACCGAATAGCAGCGAAATTGCCGCCGAATTTGTCAAATTAGAAAAGTTAAAGAAACAAAGCCTCGAACGggagaaattaatttgtaagGCTTTAATTGGTAGTTCTAAAGAAAGCGACAAACCCGTTTTAACCGAAGAATTTAAAAGCGAAATTCAGAAAACCTTGACTGCATTAGTTGATGATCCCGATTGGTTACagtataaattaaatgatgGTATGTCAGAAGAAGAACATGAATATGTTCGAAATGAAGCGCTAAAAAGAAGTCTTAAATTTCGACAAGATGAAAAgcatttttatgtttataagCCAGAGATAAATAAGTaa